The Clostridium aceticum genomic interval TAAAGTGCATTAATTATACAAATAATACCTTTGATCTTTTGATTTAATACTGCTCTCGCTTTATATAAATAAAGCCGCTGATTTTTCAAGGGATCCTTGCTAGACTTTCATAATTTGTATTTTCCTCAGTTCCCAATAGTAGACTATGCAAATGCTATATAAATGGTTCCTAACTTTAGCGTTGATAACTAAAGTTTCGAGAGTTTTAATAAAACCTAAAGTAAATTTTTGTAAGTATGGAATCTAAAGGACTTTCAGGGAAAGATAAAAAAACTGTAGAAGATAAGATAAGAAAACATTTATAGAATAACTCTACTGAGGAACGAAGTCTTAGAAGAAACCCGTAGGAAAGCGTATGAACTATTTAAAGAGATCAAAGATGAGTAAGGAGGAAATGGCAAAACAACGCTATTAAGACTCTTAAATAAACTACTAAGTTACGATAGCAAAAAAAAATTTTATGAAAATCAATCTTTAAATGCTGTAAATTCCATGAATTTAAGAAGAAGTGTCGTTATGTTACCACAATCTCCTGCTATTTTTAAGGGCAGTATTAAAAATAGTGATAGGCCCGTTAATTAACACGGACCTATCGTAATTATTTTCAAAATAGTCTATCAAGTAAATCACTAGTCTCTTCATGAGATAAAGGTTTGCTTAATAAGTATCCCTGTCCACTTTTGCAGTAATACTTTTTTAAGTACTCCAGTTGTTCCTTTGTTTCTATTCCTTCAGCAACTACTTCATATTTTAAGTCATGTGCCAAAGATAAAATATGCTTAATTATCAATGTATCTATGTTGTTTTGAGGTATTAAGTTGATAAAGCTTTTATCTAGTTTAATAATATCAATAGGAAGTTTTTTTAAATAAGTGAGGGAGGAGTAGCCTGTCCCAAAATCATCTAAGGCGATTTTAAATCCTTTATTTTTCAATCTATTTAACCTTTCAATTACCAATTCAATATTAGATATAATTGCTGTTTCAGTTATTTCAATTATTATCTTTGAGTAATCTACATCGAAAGTTGTTACTAGCATTTCTAACTGGTGGAAATCAACATCACTCGCTACTGTTTTGCCGGATAAATTAATAGATAGTTCAATATGACCAAACCCTGTTTTCTCCCACTGCTGCTTTTGCTGCAAAGCCTTTTTTACGATCCACCGCTCTAAACTGTAAATTTGTCCTGTTTCTTCTGCCAATGGAATAAAGTCTATTGGTGCAATAAAGCCTTCTATAGGGTGAATCCATCTAACTAATGCTTCCATACCTATTATTTCACCGGTATTAAGCCTAAATTGAGGTTGATAAAAAAGCGTAAATTCTTCATTTTCTATGCCAAACTGTAGTTTGTTGGCCATTTGTACATGTTCTAAATTATTTTTTTCCATATCTTCCTTATAAAATACTACTCTATCTTTCCCTCCTTGTTTTGCAGCATACATAGCTATATCAGCACTTTTCAGAAGTTCGATAGTATTATTTCCATGATCAGGAAACATAACAACCCCTATACTCATAGAAACAAAAAACTGATGATTATTACTAGACCATGTTCTACCTATACCTTTCTTTATTTTTTCTATTTTTTCTATCAATATTTGATCTGATTCTATATCCATAAATACAATGGCAAATTCATCTCCTCCCAATCGTGCTACTAAATTAGGAGCTTTAATTTCAACATTTAAATGCATTCCTACATGCTTTAAAAATTCATCTCCTACTCGGTGACCCAATGTATCATTTATATATTTGAAGTTATCAATATCTATATATGTAACAGCAAACTTATTTTTTTCCGACTTGGAACTAATTAATTTACTTATTTCATTTTCGAACATAATTCTATTGATTAATCCCGTGAGTGAATCATAAAAAGCAATATATCTAAAACTTTCTTCATACTTTTTTCTTTCTGTGATATCTATACCCACCGAAATAACTTTATTACTACCATCATCATAATTTAACATGGTGCTATTCCATAATATGTCTATAGACCTTCCATCTTTTGATATAAATTGACTTTCATAGTTTTTAAACTCTCTACCTTGACTGATTTTTTCAAATGCATTATGCATTTTTAATTTATTTTCCTGTGAAAGCAGTAAATTAAACCACTTTTTATTTGTCAACTCGGCTTCTTTGTATCCAAATGTTGTTTGCCCAAAAGGATTCAGATTCTCTATTTTTCCATCCTTATCCCAAATTCCTATAATAACAGGAGCATCGTCAATGATTTTTTGAGTAAATCTTCTTTGATATTCCAATTCTTTTTTCATGCTTATTAGTTCTTGGTGGGTTTCTCTTAACTGAATATACGCTTCTATAGTCTCATTAGTAGCACTTTCCATAAGTTTTACTCTTTTTTTGATTAATGTATAGAGTAAGATCATTGTTATAAGAACGTATAGCCAGCCTTTATAGGTCTGCAACTGTCTATAAATTACAGGATCATTAGTTATAACTTTTAAAAGTTTGTCTGATAACAGTATCCACAATATTCCTATTACTCCATATACCATTGTAATCATCATAGGAATACTATGATGGTTTTCTTGTTTTAGCCTTTCTGTATAGTAAAGTATTTTTCTTTTACCACAGTTCATTATCATCATCTACCATCCTATATATGTTATTTCTTTTTTATAGAATCAACAGTATGCATTTATATTACTGCTAATCTTTAAGATTTCTTTTAAAAAATCAATACTATTTGTTATTCCTCTGAAAAAATTATTTAGATCTTTTATTTTTCATTAAAATATCTTATAATAACATAGAATGTAACAATATAGTTAACACTTTAACTATATTGTTACATTAATGAACACAAAAAACTACTCCTTTTATTAACAAAGCTTCTTTAAAGACTTTTCATTTCAATATTAGTATTATCTATAGTTAATATTCTATTTACCCAAATCTGCTAAATATTATTGGATTTTTATGTTGTTATTTTTAATTTGCCTTCGATTTTTTCATATGCTGATTATTATTCAATAATTACGCATCTATAAACTATATTAAAAATAGTCCGGACACTAGCATATCTACCATAGTTCCCCTTTTTGTATACTTAGATCCTTGATCCCACTGTATTTAGTAACTGGTTAGAGTAATGGCACTTAAAATTTGAAAAATACAAGACATATGAAATTATATGATATATACTATATAAAATAAAGTATAATGGCATACCAAAATATATGAAAAAGTGATTCCTAAGTAATAACAGTGATACCTAAGTTAGAGACAAGTTATAAATTAATAAAAAGGCCAGTGCAAAGTAGCATAAGATAATTATTTATTTAATAGTAAAGATAGGAGTAATAGTATGGATATAACCACTTACGATATATTTAAAAGTCTTTTAAATAACCTTGGAGTAATTGTTCTCATAGCTTTTTTATTAACCAAGGTTCGATATTTTAAGATCTTAGTTGCAGACAATGAAAGAATTGGGCTTAAGGGACAGTTTATCCTCATTATTATATTCGGACTCTTTGGTATACTTGCCACATATAATGGATTTCCTATTAAAGGAGCAATTGCCAACGCTAGAGTTGTTGGCGTAGTAACTGGAGGTATCATCGGCGGGCCTATAGTTGGGTTAGGAGCAGGTCTAATAGCAGGTGTGCATCGTTACGCAATTGACATAGGGGGGTTTACTGCTGTTGCCTGTGGTATAGCCACCATAATAGAAGGATATATGGGAGGTTATATAGGCGGTTATATTAAAAGGAGAGCCCATGGAAAAAATATAAAACCTATATCAGCTTTTTATATAGGAATAATTGCTGAACTTACTCAAATGACCTTGATTCTACTTTTGGCAAAACCCTTTCATGAGGCGTTGGAGTTAGTAAAGATTATAGCTATACCTATGACAGTATTAAATAGTTTAGGCATAGCTGTATTTATTATGGTAATTCAAAACATATATGGTGAAAAAGAACGAACTGCTGCTGAACAAGCTCAAAAAGCTCTTATAATTGCTAACAAAACGCTTCCTTATTTTCGCCATGGTTTAGACTATGAATCCGCACAATGGGCAGTAAAAATAATCCATCAGTATAACGAGTCTGATGCTGTTGCAATAACTGATACAGAAAAGGTTCTAGGTTTTGTAGGCCTTGGAGAAGATCATCACAAAGCTGGTATGGAAATAAAGTTGTTTCTTACAAAAAAAACTATTGCAACTGGAAACTATAGTGTAGGGCACACAAAATGTGATATAGGTTGTAATCATGAGGACTGCAAGCTAAGTTCTGCTGTTATGGTTCCACTAAAAAATAAAGACACATCCATCGGATCCCTTGTGTTCTTTAGTAAGTCCCCTCATGGTATTTCCTCAGTAGATATGGAACTGGCCAGTGGCTTAGCGCAACTTTTTTCCACTCAGATAGAATTGAGCAATATAGAAAAACAAAAGAGCGACTTAAATAAAGCTGAACTTAGGGCTCTTCAAGCTCAAATTAATCCCCACTTCTTATTTAACGCAATAAACACTATAGCTTCTTTTATTAGAACAAAACCAGACAGTGCTAGAGAACTATTAGTGCACTTAGGTGACTTCTTTAGAAAAAACTTACAAAGAACAACCGATCTTGTGTCCCTTAACAAAGAGATAGAACACGTAAAATCTTATCTCGCTATAGAAAAAGCAAGGTTCGGTGAAAAATTAAATGTAGAGTTTGATATCTCTGAAGGCGAAAGTTGCTTTGTGCCACCGTTAATCCTTCAACCACTTGTAGAAAATGCTATCAAGCACGGATTATTGCCAAAAAAGAATGGCGGAATCATAAAAATAAGTGCTAAAAAACAAGGAACGGATATGCATATAGCTATCATAGACGACGGTGTTGGTATAAAATGCTCCTTAAACGAGAGTACAGAAAAAGGTTGCGGTATAGGTCTATCGAATGTTAATGAAAGGCTTAAAAATCTGTATGGCGATAAATATTCTATAGATATTGGTGCAGAAACTGGACAAGGAACAACAGTACTGTTGCGAATACCTATAGAGTAAGGAGGATTAAAAGATGGATAAATTAAAAGCTCTCCTGGTGGATGATGAAGCACCAGCTCGTGAGGAACTAAAGTATCTATTGTCAAGGAACAAAGATGTGGAGATCATCAAGGATGTAGACAACCTAGAGGATGCCATCATCGCATTAAATACCCATCAGATAGACATTATTTTCTTAGACATTCAAATAAACAATGACAATGGTATTGAGTTTGCTGAAATTATAAAATCAAGGGAAGTTGCTATTATCTTTGCTACTGCCTACGATCAATATGCCGTAGAGGCATTTTCTTTAAATGCAGTCGACTACTTGCTCAAACCATTTTCACAGGAACGTGTGAATCAAAGCGTAAATAAAGCTATAAAAAGGATCACGGAGGATAACAAGCCCAAAAGAGTACTAAAGAAATTTACTTTTTGGAAAGGTGATAAGATGGTGGTGGTAGCACCAGAAGACATTTTATACCTAACGGTTGATGATAGAAAGGTCATTGTTGAGACTACAAAGGGTACCCTAACGGATGCAGGACCATTACTGACAACCTACGAAAAACTAGACCCTTCTCTTTTTATTCGTACCCATAGGAGTTATATTGTGAACTTAGAGAAAATAGAAGAAATTATACCTTGGTTTAACAATACCTATATTCTAAAAATGATAGGACTTAAAGACAAAGAGATTCCTGTTAGTAGAAGTTATTTACAAGAATTTAAAAAAGTAATAGGTGTCATGTAATGCATTTCATGAACTTTATTATGTAACTCATGTTAAATATCAACAATTAGAAAATAAGAATAAGTATAATTTAGCTATATCACTTAAATTTTATTTTAAAAAAGGGGGATATCATAATGTACTCATTTTTATTATCAATTGTTGCACTTTTCTTAGGTTACTTTATTTATGGTAAGTTCGTTGAAAAAGTATTTGGTATAAACCAAGAAAAAGCTACACCAGCAAATGAGCAAGAAGATGGCGTAGACTATGTACCAATGGACTGGAAAAAAATATTCCTAATCCAGTTTTTAAACATTGCAGGTCTTGGCCCGATATTTGGTGCTATTTCTGGAGCTCTTTGGGGCCCTACTGCGTTTTTATGGATTGTATTTGGATCAATATTTGCAGGTGGTGTGCACGATTTCTTTTCAGGTATGCTTTCAATCCGTCATAAGGGTGCTAGTATATCAGAGATTGTTGGTATTTATCTTGGTAACGGTGTCAAACAATTTATGCGTGCTTTTTCTGTCATACTATTGATCTTAGTAGGAACAGTGTTTATGACTGGTCCAGCAGGTTTACTATCTAATCTTACAGGTATTAGCATTTCTATCTGGGTAGCTATAATCATTGCCTATTATTTCCTAGCAACCATTTTACCTGTTGATAAAATAATCGGTAAAATTTATCCACTATTTGGAGCTTCTCTAATTATCATGGCTATTGGTATCGCAGGTGGGTTATTATTCAAAGGATATCAAGTTCCAGAAATAACTCTTCAAAACCTGCATCCTAATAGTCTTCCACTCTGGCCGCTATTATTCGTAACCATCGCTTGTGGTGCAATCAGTGGTTTCCATGCTACACAATCACCGATGATGGCTCGTTGTGTAACAAATGAAAAATACGGTAGAAGAATATTCTATGGTACAATGCTAGCAGAAGGCGTTATTGCTTTAATCTGGGCAGCAGCGGCTATGACTTTCTTTGGCGGTACTGAAGGATTGTTGGCTGCGGGAACGCCTGCAGTTGTTGTAAACGCTATTTCTAGAGAATTAATGGGACCGATTGGTGGCTTTCTTGCAATGTTAGGTGTTATTGCAGCACCTATCACGTCTGGTGATACTGCTTTTAGAAGTGCTAGGCTTACAATTGCCGACTCTATAAATGTTACGCAGAAACCAATTGCAAAAAGACTTTTGTTAGCTGCACCACTTTTTGTAATAGCTTATGGCTTAACATTAATTGACTTTACTATCATTTGGAGATACTTCGCTTGGTCTAACCAGACTCTAGCTATGATCGTTCTTTGGACATCTGCAGCTTATCTAGCAGTTAACAATAAACTGCACTGGATTGCTACCATACCTGCTACTTTTATGACAGCAGTTTCAGTAACCTATATACTGCAAGCCCCAGAAGGACTCAAGTTGGCCACCAGCATTTCATACCCCATAGGCATATCAGTGGCTCTAGCATTACTAGTAGGGTTCTTAATGGTTGGTAAAAAACTGCCGGATAAAGCACAAATATCAGCATAACAATAAAAGTTCCCTATTTGATATAGTCTTAAAAAGTTAAACATAAACTGCTACTAAGGGTTGATTCCTGCAAGACACAGGACTCAATCCTTTTGGTTTTTTTCATTTAATATATTTTCAACGATCCAGCTACTATGCTTCACATAGCCTTCACCCTGCCACATGTCATTACTTTCTTACTTCATCTCATAAACTTCATGAGGATTATTTTTTAAAGCCTCTTGTAAATTATTTAATTCCTCTATTGCTTCTTCCAAGCAAGGGTATTCGCCTAAAGTATCTGTATTGGACTCAAAAAATCCACTATTGCCTCTTATTCCCTGTATATGCGTTTTTTTAGAACCAATGGTTGTTGGAATCGCAAACAATTCATAATTCCCGAGAACTTTTTTATTTTGACTTCTAACCCACATTTATGTTTTCCCCTTCCTAATAATAAACATTTTTAAAAGTGTTTTTAGATTATACATCAAACGATAGTAAATCAATGACCTAATTATAGCATTAACCACAATGAAATGCATATACCTAATAAGTTTAGTAAAAAGAAGAAAAACAAAACAAAGACCATAGCCGTTTTAAATAAACGGGATATAAAAATCACCTATTAGGTAATTTTACCCAATAGGTGATTTCTTGCTGCTGCCTATTTATTACTCATCTTCAATCTTTTAATACTTTTAATACATAGAATATGAGATTCATAGCAAGTAAAACGTCAAACTGCGTAAAAGTGTTTTAGACCTTTAAGACCCATTCACTACGCTCAGGGTGACAATTCTGTTGCAGTCTGCATACAGAATTGTCTCACAATAATCAATGGATTTCGGGTTTGTTATTTCACTATAAGTACACTAGTATTAATTTCCTGTAATACAGCATTACTTACACTACCTAAGAATAGTTTTTTAAGACCACTCATCCCTCTTCTACCTAGCACAACCATGTCAAATTCTCCCTCCGAAGCAACCTTAACAATAGTTTCAGCAGGATGGCCTTCTTTTAAAATGGCCTGTATCTTTATATTTTTTGCTTCAAAGATTTTTTCAGCTTCTAATAAATTTTTTTTACTGTTCTCTTTAAACTTCTCTTCTCTCTTTTTGAGTTCATCCATGTCCTCTTTAGTAGGATAATATCCTTCACCCCAAGGTGTCAAAAGAAATTTGGTATCATAAACATGAATTACGGAGACCTCATTAATATTGCAACCACTAGCGATTTTGGCTG includes:
- a CDS encoding EAL domain-containing protein — protein: MIMNCGKRKILYYTERLKQENHHSIPMMITMVYGVIGILWILLSDKLLKVITNDPVIYRQLQTYKGWLYVLITMILLYTLIKKRVKLMESATNETIEAYIQLRETHQELISMKKELEYQRRFTQKIIDDAPVIIGIWDKDGKIENLNPFGQTTFGYKEAELTNKKWFNLLLSQENKLKMHNAFEKISQGREFKNYESQFISKDGRSIDILWNSTMLNYDDGSNKVISVGIDITERKKYEESFRYIAFYDSLTGLINRIMFENEISKLISSKSEKNKFAVTYIDIDNFKYINDTLGHRVGDEFLKHVGMHLNVEIKAPNLVARLGGDEFAIVFMDIESDQILIEKIEKIKKGIGRTWSSNNHQFFVSMSIGVVMFPDHGNNTIELLKSADIAMYAAKQGGKDRVVFYKEDMEKNNLEHVQMANKLQFGIENEEFTLFYQPQFRLNTGEIIGMEALVRWIHPIEGFIAPIDFIPLAEETGQIYSLERWIVKKALQQKQQWEKTGFGHIELSINLSGKTVASDVDFHQLEMLVTTFDVDYSKIIIEITETAIISNIELVIERLNRLKNKGFKIALDDFGTGYSSLTYLKKLPIDIIKLDKSFINLIPQNNIDTLIIKHILSLAHDLKYEVVAEGIETKEQLEYLKKYYCKSGQGYLLSKPLSHEETSDLLDRLF
- a CDS encoding sensor histidine kinase; the encoded protein is MDITTYDIFKSLLNNLGVIVLIAFLLTKVRYFKILVADNERIGLKGQFILIIIFGLFGILATYNGFPIKGAIANARVVGVVTGGIIGGPIVGLGAGLIAGVHRYAIDIGGFTAVACGIATIIEGYMGGYIGGYIKRRAHGKNIKPISAFYIGIIAELTQMTLILLLAKPFHEALELVKIIAIPMTVLNSLGIAVFIMVIQNIYGEKERTAAEQAQKALIIANKTLPYFRHGLDYESAQWAVKIIHQYNESDAVAITDTEKVLGFVGLGEDHHKAGMEIKLFLTKKTIATGNYSVGHTKCDIGCNHEDCKLSSAVMVPLKNKDTSIGSLVFFSKSPHGISSVDMELASGLAQLFSTQIELSNIEKQKSDLNKAELRALQAQINPHFLFNAINTIASFIRTKPDSARELLVHLGDFFRKNLQRTTDLVSLNKEIEHVKSYLAIEKARFGEKLNVEFDISEGESCFVPPLILQPLVENAIKHGLLPKKNGGIIKISAKKQGTDMHIAIIDDGVGIKCSLNESTEKGCGIGLSNVNERLKNLYGDKYSIDIGAETGQGTTVLLRIPIE
- a CDS encoding LytR/AlgR family response regulator transcription factor, which encodes MDKLKALLVDDEAPAREELKYLLSRNKDVEIIKDVDNLEDAIIALNTHQIDIIFLDIQINNDNGIEFAEIIKSREVAIIFATAYDQYAVEAFSLNAVDYLLKPFSQERVNQSVNKAIKRITEDNKPKRVLKKFTFWKGDKMVVVAPEDILYLTVDDRKVIVETTKGTLTDAGPLLTTYEKLDPSLFIRTHRSYIVNLEKIEEIIPWFNNTYILKMIGLKDKEIPVSRSYLQEFKKVIGVM
- a CDS encoding carbon starvation CstA family protein; protein product: MYSFLLSIVALFLGYFIYGKFVEKVFGINQEKATPANEQEDGVDYVPMDWKKIFLIQFLNIAGLGPIFGAISGALWGPTAFLWIVFGSIFAGGVHDFFSGMLSIRHKGASISEIVGIYLGNGVKQFMRAFSVILLILVGTVFMTGPAGLLSNLTGISISIWVAIIIAYYFLATILPVDKIIGKIYPLFGASLIIMAIGIAGGLLFKGYQVPEITLQNLHPNSLPLWPLLFVTIACGAISGFHATQSPMMARCVTNEKYGRRIFYGTMLAEGVIALIWAAAAMTFFGGTEGLLAAGTPAVVVNAISRELMGPIGGFLAMLGVIAAPITSGDTAFRSARLTIADSINVTQKPIAKRLLLAAPLFVIAYGLTLIDFTIIWRYFAWSNQTLAMIVLWTSAAYLAVNNKLHWIATIPATFMTAVSVTYILQAPEGLKLATSISYPIGISVALALLVGFLMVGKKLPDKAQISA
- a CDS encoding universal stress protein, which codes for MKILVCTDGSKESIKAIEETAKIASGCNINEVSVIHVYDTKFLLTPWGEGYYPTKEDMDELKKREEKFKENSKKNLLEAEKIFEAKNIKIQAILKEGHPAETIVKVASEGEFDMVVLGRRGMSGLKKLFLGSVSNAVLQEINTSVLIVK